The Centroberyx gerrardi isolate f3 chromosome 7, fCenGer3.hap1.cur.20231027, whole genome shotgun sequence genome contains a region encoding:
- the elfn1a gene encoding protein ELFN1: MTLREAPMACSIGMVMSAFFWSVAIVYLTHTGRVNGDCWLIEGEKGFVWLAICSQNQPPYEAIPQHINSTIVDLRLNENKIKSIHYSALSRFANLTYLNLTKNEISYIEDGAFSAQFNLQVLQLGFNKLRNLTEGILRGLGKLQYLYLQANLIETVTHNAFWECPNIENIDLSMNRIQQLDGSTFTSLTKLTTCELYTNPFNCSCELLGFVKWLSVFPNRTNERMVCDSPAGVSGYSLLSQNPNNPTFRNALHMLSTVCTDDYVTPYIPLPPEPTTPPPDSTPCGLEDCPSGNEPDDITISTTYFDVEVNPLMKLKQVSNTGATITVQIPHPYKKMYILVQYNNSFFTDIQNLKGMKEDIELKNLKPHTDYTYCVASIRNSLRFNHTCLTITTGPWNGRDRVVNNATATHYIMTILGCLFSMVIVLGMVYYCLRKKRQQDEKHKKSSSLKKNIMELKYGQELEGGTISRMSQKQMMAGENMARMPYLPSGSEMEQYKFQEISDTPKMVKGNYMEVRSVDHHERRECEMPMPGNSQGSVAEISTIAKEVDKVNQIINNCIDALKSESTSFQGVKSGAVSTAEPQLVLISEHPQSKSGLLSPVYKDSYHHSLQRHRTSDASPKRPSTATGGPMRSPRPYRSESKYIEKTSPTGETILTVTPAAAILRAEAEKIRQYSDHRHSYPDAQIEELEGPDGHKSSILEPLTHSRSRDLAYSQLSSQYHNLSYSSSPEYYCKPSHSIWERFKLHRKRHKDEEYMAAGHALRKKVQFAKDEDLHDILDYWKGVSAQHKS; this comes from the coding sequence ATGACTCTCAGAGAAGCACCAATGGCCTGCAGCATAGGTATGGTGATGAGTGCCTTTTTTTGGTCTGTGGCCATTGTATATTTGACTCACACAGGCAGAGTCAATGGAGACTGCTGGTTAATTGAGGGTGAAAAGGGCTTTGTATGGCTCGCAATTTGTAGCCAAAACCAACCACCTTATGAGGCCATCCCTCAGCATATCAACAGCACCATTGTGGACCTTCgtctgaatgaaaacaaaatcaaaagtatCCATTATTCTGCCCTTAGCCGCTTTGCCAACTTGACCTACCTGAACCTGACTAAGAATGAGATCTCCTACATAGAGGATGGGGCCTTTTCTGCCCAGTTCAACTTACAAGTCCTTCAGTTGGGCTTCAACAAGTTGCGGAACCTGACAGAGGGGATCCTCAGGGGTTTAGGCAAGCTGCAGTACCTCTACCTCCAGGCCAATCTGATTGAGACTGTGACACACAATGCCTTTTGGGAATGCCCCAACATTGAGAACATTGACCTCTCCATGAACCGAATCCAGCAGTTAGACGGGTCCACGTTTACCAGCTTGACTAAACTTACCACCTGTGAGCTGTACACTAACCCTTTCAACTGCTCCTGTGAATTGCTTGGTTTTGTCAAATGGCTCTCAGTTTTCCCTAACAGGACAAATGAACGGATGGTCTGTGACTCCCCGGCTGGTGTCTCTGGTTACAGTCTGCTGAGCCAGAATCCCAACAATCCAACATTTCGAAATGCGCTTCACATGCTCTCCACTGTATGTACAGATGACTATGTGACACCATACATTCCCTTGCCCCCTGAGCCTACCACCCCCCCGCCGGACTCGACTCCCTGTGGGCTGGAAGACTGTCCTTCAGGCAACGAACCAGATGACATCACCATCAGTACAACATACTTTGATGTGGAGGTAAACCCTCTGATGAAACTGAAGCAAGTATCAAACACAGGCGCCACCATCACTGTTCAGATTCCTCATCCCTACAAGAAGATGTACATCCTGGTTCAGTACAACAACAGCTTTTTCACAGATATTCAAAACCTGAAAGGTATGAAGGAGGATATTGAGCTGAAAAACCTTAAACCCCACACTGACTACACATACTGTGTTGCTTCTATACGTAATTCTCTTAGATTCAACCATACTTGTCTGACAATCACTACAGGCCCTTGGAATGGAAGGGATAGAGTTGTAAACAATGCAACTGCTACTCACTACATAATGACAATTTTAGGCTGCCTCTTTAGCATGGTAATTGTTCTGGGGATGGTCTACTATTGCTTGCGAAAAAAGcgtcagcaagatgaaaagcacAAGAAATCAAGTAGCCTGAAGAAAAATATAATGGAACTTAAGTATGGACAAGAACTGGAGGGCGGGACGATCTCTCGAATGTCACAGAAGCAAATGATGGCCGGGGAAAACATGGCTCGCATGCCATACTTACCATCTGGAAGTGAAATGGAGCAGTACAAATTTCAAGAGATAAGCGACACTCCTAAAATGGTGAAAGGAAATTACATGGAGGTGCGAAGTGTGGACCACCATGAGCGCAGAGAATGTGAGATGCCTATGCCTGGGAATAGCCAAGGGTCAGTGGCGGAGATTTCTACCATTGCAAAAGAGGTGGATAAAGTAAATCAGATAATTAACAACTGTATAGATGCTCTTAAGTCAGAATCCACCTCTTTTCAAGGGGTGAAATCTGGAGCTGTATCCACTGCGGAGCCCCAGCTGGTACTAATATCAGAACATCCGCAGAGTAAATCTGGCCTTTTGTCCCCAGTGTATAAGGACAGCTACCACCATTCTTTGCAGAGGCATCGTACCTCAGATGCCTCGCCTAAGAGGCCCAGCACTGCCACAGGAGGGCCCATGCGAAGCCCCAGGCCTTATCGCTCTGAATCGAAGTACATAGAGAAAACGTCCCCGACAGGAGAGACCATCCTCACTGTAACGCCTGCTGCTGCCATCCTGAGGGCTGAGGCTGAGAAGATTCGTCAGTACAGTGACCACCGACACTCGTATCCCGACGCCCAGATAGAGGAGCTTGAGGGACCCGACGGGCACAAGTCCTCCATCCTGGAGCCTCTTACTCACTCCCGCTCCAGAGACTTAGCATATTCTCAGCTGTCATCTCAGTACCACAATCTAAGCTACTCCTCAAGTCCTGAATACTACTGCAAACCTTCCCACAGCATCTGGGAGCGGTTCAAACTCCACCGCAAACGGCACAAAGATGAGGAGTACATGGCCGCAGGTCATGCACTGCGTAAGAAAGTGCAGTTTGCAAAGGATGAGGACCTGCATGATATTTTAGACTACTGGAAAGGTGTATCAGCCCAACATAAATCTTAA